Proteins from a genomic interval of Kitasatospora herbaricolor:
- a CDS encoding carboxylate-amine ligase, with amino-acid sequence MLTFGIEEEYLLIDEVSGVPVPRAAEVLAAADLLPDLRPEEAQHELLQVQVEVATPVCEDLAEAADHLVRLRDAVGTAAQKSGCRIGPVGAAPFQGLTPVPVTDHARYLTARADAPQLVDDLMLNGMHVHVGVPGRESGVAVLNRIRPWLPVLVAMAANSPFWQGKETGFASWRTIHFDRWPASGQPPAFRDAADYERRVRALQDTGLIRDRGALYWHARLSERYPTIEVRAADVQLLPQDAELFAALVRALVASALAEERAGVPPLRPEEEMLRAATWQAAHNGLDSRLTSPGLAFARPAAAVVEELMEYAAPGLAETGDAARTEALLGDFLAAGTGAQRQRRAWREGGRAGLLDLIVR; translated from the coding sequence ATGCTGACCTTCGGAATCGAGGAAGAGTACCTGCTCATCGACGAGGTGAGCGGAGTGCCGGTGCCCCGGGCGGCGGAGGTGCTGGCCGCCGCGGACCTGCTGCCGGACCTGCGCCCGGAGGAGGCCCAGCACGAGCTGCTGCAGGTGCAGGTCGAGGTGGCCACCCCCGTCTGCGAGGATCTCGCCGAGGCGGCGGACCATCTGGTGCGCCTGCGCGACGCGGTCGGCACCGCGGCGCAGAAGTCGGGCTGCCGGATCGGTCCGGTCGGTGCGGCCCCCTTCCAGGGGCTCACCCCGGTGCCGGTCACCGACCACGCCCGCTACCTGACCGCGCGGGCCGACGCCCCGCAGCTGGTGGACGACCTCATGCTGAACGGCATGCACGTGCACGTGGGCGTCCCCGGCCGGGAGAGCGGGGTCGCCGTCCTCAACCGGATCCGGCCCTGGCTCCCCGTCCTGGTCGCGATGGCCGCGAACTCCCCCTTCTGGCAGGGCAAGGAGACCGGCTTCGCGAGCTGGCGGACGATCCACTTCGACCGCTGGCCGGCCAGCGGCCAGCCGCCGGCGTTCCGCGACGCGGCGGACTACGAACGGCGGGTGCGGGCCTTGCAGGACACCGGACTGATCCGGGACCGCGGCGCCCTGTACTGGCACGCGCGGCTCTCCGAGCGGTACCCCACCATCGAGGTCCGGGCCGCCGACGTGCAGCTGCTGCCGCAGGACGCCGAACTCTTCGCCGCCCTGGTCCGGGCCCTGGTGGCGTCGGCCTTGGCGGAGGAGCGCGCCGGCGTGCCGCCGCTGCGCCCGGAGGAGGAGATGCTGCGGGCCGCCACCTGGCAGGCCGCCCACAACGGGCTCGACAGCCGGCTGACCTCGCCCGGTCTCGCGTTCGCCCGCCCGGCGGCCGCCGTCGTCGAGGAGCTCATGGAGTACGCGGCGCCCGGGCTCGCCGAGACGGGCGACGCCGCACGGACCGAGGCCCTGCTGGGCGACTTCCTGGCGGCGGGGACGGGAGCCCAGCGTCAGCGCCGGGCCTGGCGCGAGGGCGGACGGGCCGGGCTGCTGGACCTCATCGTCCGGTAG
- a CDS encoding MFS transporter, with translation MSAGRPREAGQAGRAGRAGGRDHRWQALAVCLVAGFMTLLDVSIVNVALPSVRAGLGLSESGLQWVLSGYALTFGLALVPAGRLGDARSRRAVFISGLALFTLTSALAGAAQNEGWLIAARLVQGVAGGILVPQVSGFIQELFQGTERGRAFGLLGATIGVSTAVGPLLGGLLIEIFGTADGWRWVFYVNLPIGLVALPLAYRLLPPPSARAARAGRATGRDFDPVGVLLLGAGTVLLLLPLVEQGQWPGPAKWLLLPVALLLLAGFAGWERRYGRRHEPLVSMNLFRARSYALGTMLSLVYFAGFTAIFFIFTLYLQNGLGYSALAAGLSITPFALGSGAGAAVGGRVVHRFGRPLVTVGLLLVAVGLAVSGGVVHLWSGPHVGWLTAPPLLLAGIGSGLVISPNQVLTLAEVPVARAGSAGGVLQTAQRIGSAAGIAAVGAVFFTRLDGHPQDWAGAFQLGLVVAIGFVLLALATALADVLAGGTGRPAPDRPPGPGPRLPGPPAPQHGPPGPQTPAPKP, from the coding sequence ATGAGCGCCGGGCGTCCCCGCGAGGCCGGTCAGGCCGGTCGAGCAGGTCGGGCCGGGGGACGGGACCACCGCTGGCAGGCGCTGGCGGTCTGCCTGGTCGCGGGGTTCATGACGCTGCTCGACGTCAGCATCGTCAACGTCGCGCTGCCCTCCGTCCGGGCCGGGCTCGGCCTGTCCGAGAGCGGCCTGCAGTGGGTCCTCTCGGGCTACGCGCTGACCTTCGGCCTGGCCCTCGTCCCGGCGGGACGGCTCGGCGACGCACGCAGCCGGCGAGCCGTCTTCATCAGCGGACTGGCCCTCTTCACCCTCACCAGCGCGCTGGCCGGCGCCGCCCAGAACGAGGGCTGGCTGATCGCGGCCAGACTCGTCCAGGGCGTCGCGGGCGGCATCCTCGTCCCCCAGGTCTCCGGCTTCATCCAGGAGCTCTTCCAGGGCACCGAGCGGGGCCGGGCCTTCGGCCTGCTCGGCGCCACCATCGGCGTCTCGACCGCGGTGGGCCCGCTGCTCGGCGGGCTGCTGATCGAGATCTTCGGTACGGCGGACGGCTGGCGCTGGGTGTTCTACGTCAACCTGCCGATCGGGCTGGTCGCGCTGCCCCTGGCCTACCGGCTGCTCCCGCCGCCCTCGGCCCGCGCGGCCCGGGCCGGGCGGGCCACGGGCCGCGACTTCGACCCGGTGGGCGTCCTGCTGCTGGGAGCGGGGACGGTCCTGCTCCTGCTGCCACTGGTCGAGCAGGGGCAGTGGCCGGGCCCGGCCAAGTGGCTGCTGCTGCCGGTGGCCCTCCTGCTGCTGGCCGGGTTCGCCGGCTGGGAGCGCCGGTACGGGCGCCGGCACGAGCCGCTGGTCAGCATGAACCTGTTCCGGGCGCGGTCCTACGCCCTGGGCACCATGCTGTCGCTGGTGTACTTCGCCGGCTTCACGGCGATCTTCTTCATCTTCACGCTGTACCTGCAGAACGGTCTGGGCTACAGCGCGCTGGCGGCGGGACTGTCCATCACGCCCTTCGCCCTCGGCTCCGGTGCCGGGGCCGCCGTCGGAGGCCGGGTGGTGCACCGCTTCGGCCGGCCGCTGGTGACCGTCGGTCTCCTCCTGGTCGCGGTCGGGCTGGCGGTGTCCGGCGGGGTGGTGCACCTGTGGTCGGGCCCGCACGTCGGCTGGCTGACCGCGCCGCCGCTGCTGCTGGCCGGGATCGGCAGCGGGCTGGTGATCTCGCCCAACCAGGTGCTCACCCTCGCCGAGGTGCCGGTGGCCCGGGCGGGCAGTGCGGGCGGCGTGCTGCAGACCGCCCAGCGGATCGGGTCCGCGGCGGGCATCGCCGCCGTCGGCGCGGTCTTCTTCACCAGGCTGGACGGCCACCCGCAGGACTGGGCCGGCGCCTTCCAGCTGGGGCTGGTCGTCGCCATCGGTTTCGTGCTGCTGGCCCTGGCCACCGCGCTCGCGGACGTCCTGGCGGGCGGCACAGGCCGGCCCGCTCCGGACCGCCCGCCCGGGCCGGGGCCGCGGCTGCCCGGGCCGCCGGCGCCCCAGCACGGGCCGCCGGGCCCGCAGACCCCGGCCCCGAAACCGTGA
- the adhP gene encoding alcohol dehydrogenase AdhP, which yields MKAAVVKDFTAPLEIENRPVPKPAPHQVLVRIEASGLCHTDIHAAHGDWPVKPAPPFVPGHEGVGIVEAAGEQVRHVAIGERVAIAWLADACGRCDQCVSGWETLCLQQHNSGYSVDGAYAEYALAHGDYVVPVPEGLDPLDAAPLSCAGVTTYKAVKVSGARPGTRVLVSGIGGLGHLALQYARISGAETIAVDITDDKLQLARDLGADHVIDARTADVAAEVQKLGGAHAAVALAVNNASFQAAYGALRRGGTLVLVALPAEGRLELPVFDTVLNGTSVIGSIVGTREDLAEVFRLHALGRTKVIRESRRLDEVNSCFEDILSGRVTARLVFDLR from the coding sequence ATGAAGGCCGCCGTCGTCAAGGACTTCACCGCCCCGCTGGAGATCGAGAACCGTCCGGTGCCGAAGCCGGCCCCGCACCAGGTCCTGGTGCGGATCGAGGCCTCCGGGCTGTGCCACACCGACATCCACGCCGCCCACGGGGACTGGCCGGTGAAGCCCGCACCGCCCTTCGTGCCGGGCCACGAGGGGGTCGGCATCGTCGAGGCCGCCGGGGAGCAGGTCCGACACGTGGCGATCGGCGAGCGGGTCGCCATCGCCTGGCTCGCGGACGCCTGCGGCCGCTGCGACCAGTGCGTCTCCGGCTGGGAGACGCTCTGCCTCCAGCAGCACAACAGCGGCTACTCGGTGGACGGCGCGTACGCCGAGTACGCGCTGGCGCACGGCGACTACGTCGTCCCGGTGCCTGAGGGGCTGGACCCGCTGGACGCGGCGCCGCTGTCCTGCGCGGGCGTCACCACGTACAAGGCGGTGAAGGTCTCCGGGGCCCGCCCGGGCACCCGGGTGCTGGTCTCGGGCATCGGCGGCCTCGGTCACCTGGCGCTGCAGTACGCCCGGATCAGCGGCGCCGAGACCATCGCGGTCGACATCACCGACGACAAGCTGCAGCTGGCCCGCGACCTCGGCGCCGACCATGTGATCGACGCCCGGACGGCGGACGTCGCCGCCGAGGTCCAGAAGCTCGGCGGCGCGCACGCGGCCGTCGCCCTGGCGGTGAACAACGCCTCCTTCCAGGCGGCGTACGGGGCGCTCCGGCGGGGCGGCACGCTGGTGCTGGTCGCGCTGCCCGCCGAGGGAAGGCTCGAACTGCCGGTCTTCGACACGGTGCTGAACGGCACCAGCGTGATCGGCTCCATCGTCGGCACCCGCGAGGACCTGGCGGAGGTGTTCCGGCTGCACGCGCTGGGCCGGACCAAGGTGATCCGCGAGTCGCGCCGCCTCGACGAGGTCAACAGCTGCTTCGAGGACATCCTCTCGGGCCGGGTGACCGCCCGTCTGGTCTTCGACCTGCGCTGA
- a CDS encoding TerD family protein, producing the protein MSVNLGKGQRISLEKAGGGALSVVRMGLGWKASPRKGFLAKLLPREIDLDASAVLFAGSKPVEVVYFQKLTSSDGSVRHSGDNLTGGAGQGADDESIVVDLQKVPAQVEQIVFTVNSFTGQTFQEVQNAFCRLVDESNGTELARYTLTGGGPYTAQIMAKVHRAGTGWQLTAIGEPAAGRTFKELLPEIAKHL; encoded by the coding sequence ATGAGCGTCAACCTCGGCAAGGGACAGCGGATCAGCCTGGAGAAGGCCGGCGGAGGGGCGCTCAGCGTGGTGCGGATGGGCCTCGGCTGGAAGGCCTCGCCGCGCAAGGGCTTCCTGGCCAAGCTGCTCCCGAGGGAGATCGACCTGGACGCCTCGGCCGTGCTGTTCGCGGGCAGCAAGCCGGTCGAGGTGGTCTACTTCCAGAAGCTGACCAGCTCGGACGGCTCGGTGCGGCACAGCGGCGACAACCTGACCGGCGGCGCCGGCCAGGGCGCCGACGACGAGTCCATCGTGGTGGACCTGCAGAAGGTGCCGGCGCAGGTCGAGCAGATCGTCTTCACCGTCAACTCGTTCACCGGGCAGACCTTCCAGGAGGTGCAGAACGCCTTCTGCCGCCTGGTGGACGAGAGCAACGGCACCGAGCTCGCCCGCTACACCCTGACCGGCGGCGGCCCGTACACCGCCCAGATCATGGCCAAGGTCCACCGGGCGGGCACCGGCTGGCAGCTGACCGCGATCGGGGAACCGGCCGCCGGCCGCACCTTCAAGGAGCTGCTGCCCGAGATCGCCAAGCACCTCTGA
- a CDS encoding M56 family metallopeptidase translates to MGVFVFLPLVLPLTALPIARLAELHLHPRTTARLLTALSVVMGVCSTLCLGLLGVIGTAQIPGNPLPDSWSAPQVRDAVPFHEAVGFGSIALLCAVTVACGATLGRHLRVRRRLRHALAAVPHERDVAVLPDRTPYAYALPGRPGRVVASSAMATGLAPDEYQALLAHERAHLTYRHHRILLATRLASRVNPFLRPLQAAVAFGAERWADEEAAEAVGDRRLTARAVANAALLLHRAGGDPTPPGLAAFAAPGPVPRRVAALLGPVPAADGWPPAHSPAGLAAMVAAAGTAASALSAVNAAVALLLVLKAATPL, encoded by the coding sequence GTGGGCGTCTTCGTCTTCCTCCCGCTCGTCCTGCCGCTGACCGCGCTGCCGATCGCCAGGCTGGCCGAACTGCACCTGCACCCCCGCACGACCGCCCGGCTGCTGACCGCGCTCAGCGTGGTGATGGGCGTGTGCAGCACGCTCTGCCTGGGCCTGCTCGGCGTGATCGGCACCGCCCAGATCCCCGGCAACCCGCTGCCGGACAGCTGGTCCGCCCCGCAGGTCCGGGACGCGGTGCCGTTCCACGAGGCGGTCGGCTTCGGCAGCATCGCACTGCTCTGCGCCGTCACGGTGGCCTGCGGCGCCACCCTGGGACGCCACCTGCGGGTCCGGCGCCGGCTACGGCACGCGCTGGCCGCCGTCCCGCACGAGCGGGACGTCGCCGTCCTGCCGGACCGCACGCCGTACGCCTACGCGCTGCCCGGGCGCCCGGGGCGGGTGGTGGCCTCCAGTGCGATGGCCACCGGTCTGGCGCCGGACGAGTACCAGGCCCTGCTGGCGCACGAGCGGGCCCATCTGACTTACCGCCACCACCGGATCCTGCTGGCCACCCGGCTCGCCAGCCGGGTCAACCCGTTCCTGCGGCCGTTGCAGGCCGCCGTCGCCTTCGGCGCCGAACGCTGGGCCGACGAGGAGGCCGCCGAGGCGGTCGGCGACCGGCGGCTGACCGCCCGCGCGGTGGCCAACGCCGCCCTGCTCCTCCACCGGGCAGGCGGCGACCCGACCCCGCCGGGCCTGGCCGCCTTCGCGGCGCCCGGCCCCGTCCCGCGCCGGGTCGCCGCCCTGCTGGGGCCCGTCCCGGCGGCCGACGGCTGGCCGCCCGCGCACAGCCCGGCCGGTCTGGCGGCGATGGTCGCGGCGGCGGGAACGGCGGCCTCGGCGCTGTCCGCGGTGAACGCGGCGGTCGCGCTGCTGCTGGTGCTGAAGGCCGCGACGCCGCTCTAG
- a CDS encoding BlaI/MecI/CopY family transcriptional regulator: protein MGTEQQAPAEHPRVRRRGQGELEAQVLAALQAAPGPATAVWVQQHLGDGLAYTTVMTILSRLHAKKAVSRSRSGRSYVWRAASDTAGLAALRMRRVLDNEADRDAVLASFVSTLLPDDENLLRALLDSAVDDGS, encoded by the coding sequence ATGGGCACCGAACAGCAAGCGCCCGCCGAGCACCCGCGGGTGCGCAGGCGCGGGCAGGGCGAGCTGGAGGCGCAGGTCCTGGCCGCGCTCCAGGCGGCGCCCGGCCCGGCGACCGCGGTCTGGGTGCAGCAGCACCTCGGCGACGGGCTGGCCTACACCACGGTGATGACCATCCTGTCCCGACTGCACGCCAAGAAGGCCGTCTCCCGGAGCCGTTCGGGCCGCTCGTACGTCTGGCGGGCCGCCTCCGACACCGCCGGGCTGGCCGCCCTGCGGATGCGCCGGGTGCTCGACAACGAGGCCGACCGGGACGCCGTCCTGGCCAGCTTCGTGAGCACCCTGCTCCCCGACGACGAGAACCTGCTGCGGGCCCTGCTGGACAGCGCCGTCGACGACGGAAGCTGA
- a CDS encoding TerD family protein yields the protein MGVSLAKGGNVSLTKEAPGLTAVIVGLGWDVRSTTGADFDLDASALLCNDAGRVVSDQHFVFFNNLRSPEGSVEHSGDNLTGGGDGDDEQIKVDLANVPANVTKVVFPVSIYDADARLQNFGQVRNAFIRIVNQANGSEVARYDLSEDASSETAMVFGELYRYGAEWKFRAIGQGYASGLRGIASDYGVNV from the coding sequence ATGGGAGTCTCGCTGGCCAAGGGTGGCAACGTCTCGCTGACCAAGGAGGCCCCGGGGCTGACCGCGGTCATCGTGGGCCTCGGCTGGGACGTCCGCTCCACCACCGGGGCCGACTTCGACCTCGACGCCAGCGCCCTGCTGTGCAACGACGCCGGACGGGTGGTCTCCGACCAGCACTTCGTCTTCTTCAACAACCTGCGCAGCCCCGAGGGTTCGGTCGAGCACAGCGGCGACAACCTCACCGGCGGCGGGGACGGCGACGACGAGCAGATCAAGGTCGACCTGGCCAACGTCCCCGCCAACGTCACCAAGGTGGTCTTCCCGGTGTCGATCTACGACGCCGACGCCCGGCTGCAGAACTTCGGCCAGGTCCGCAACGCCTTCATCCGGATCGTCAACCAGGCCAACGGCAGCGAGGTGGCGCGCTACGACCTCAGCGAGGACGCCTCGTCCGAGACCGCGATGGTCTTCGGGGAGCTCTACCGCTACGGCGCCGAGTGGAAGTTCCGGGCGATCGGCCAGGGTTACGCCTCCGGTCTGCGGGGCATCGCCTCCGACTACGGGGTCAACGTCTGA
- a CDS encoding GlsB/YeaQ/YmgE family stress response membrane protein, giving the protein MSFLWAIIAGLIIGLLARLLLPGRQPIPIWLTILLGVVGAVAGNALASGLGVRDTGGIDWIRHLLQIGVAAALITVVSPAWGRRRS; this is encoded by the coding sequence ATGTCATTTCTGTGGGCGATCATCGCCGGTCTGATCATCGGCCTGCTCGCGAGGCTGCTGCTGCCGGGCCGGCAACCGATTCCGATCTGGCTGACGATCCTGCTCGGAGTGGTCGGCGCCGTGGCCGGCAACGCCCTCGCCAGTGGCCTCGGGGTCCGCGACACCGGCGGGATCGACTGGATCCGGCACCTGCTCCAGATCGGCGTGGCCGCCGCGCTGATCACCGTGGTCAGCCCGGCCTGGGGCCGTCGCCGAAGCTGA
- a CDS encoding amino acid permease encodes MPVFPADAAGITTGTAPALSPDEQRLRELGYTQELARSMSGFSNFAVSFSIVSILSGCLTLYGFGLNTGGPAMITWGWPVVGLMTLCVALAMAEICSSYPTAGGLYYWAAKLAPSRGPAWAWFTGWFNFLGQVAVTAGVDYGAATFANALLEMQFGFAATPGHTVTVFAVILLVHGLLNTRGVRLVALFNNVSVWWHLAGVTIIVGALVLVPSHHASASFVLTRFVNNTGFHSSFYVAMLGLLLAQYTLTGYDASAHMTEETQDAARSGPRGIVNSVLVSLVAGWILLLGLTFAIQDYDGALTSSTGVPPAQIFIDAIGDTGAKLLLLIVIGAQFFCGMASVTANSRMIYAFSRDGALPGSRLWHRINPRTQTPTSAVWLAAGGAFLLGLPALWNSTAYAAVTSVSVIGLYIAYVIPVFLRLRQGEAFARGPWHLGRWSRPVGLVAVGWTALIAVLFMLPTVSPVTAVSFNYTPVAVAVVLGFAGLWWLVSARHWFTGPKVHGTPEELAAAEAELEIR; translated from the coding sequence ATGCCGGTGTTTCCGGCGGACGCCGCCGGGATCACCACCGGCACCGCACCCGCGCTCTCCCCGGACGAGCAGCGGCTGCGCGAACTCGGCTACACCCAGGAACTGGCCCGCTCGATGTCGGGCTTCTCCAACTTCGCGGTCTCCTTCTCGATCGTCTCGATCCTCTCCGGCTGCCTCACCCTCTACGGCTTCGGCCTCAACACCGGCGGCCCGGCGATGATCACCTGGGGCTGGCCGGTGGTCGGCCTGATGACCCTCTGCGTAGCCCTCGCCATGGCCGAGATCTGCTCCTCGTACCCCACCGCCGGGGGCCTCTACTACTGGGCGGCCAAACTCGCCCCCTCGCGCGGACCGGCCTGGGCCTGGTTCACCGGCTGGTTCAACTTCCTCGGCCAGGTCGCGGTCACCGCCGGGGTCGACTACGGCGCGGCCACCTTCGCCAACGCCCTGCTGGAGATGCAGTTCGGCTTCGCGGCCACCCCGGGGCACACCGTCACGGTCTTCGCGGTGATCCTGCTCGTCCACGGCCTGCTCAACACCCGCGGCGTCCGGCTGGTCGCCCTGTTCAACAACGTCAGCGTCTGGTGGCACCTGGCCGGCGTCACGATCATCGTCGGCGCCCTCGTCCTGGTGCCCTCCCACCACGCCTCCGCGTCCTTCGTCCTCACCAGGTTCGTCAACAACACCGGATTCCACAGCTCCTTCTACGTCGCCATGCTCGGCCTGCTGCTCGCCCAGTACACCCTCACCGGCTACGACGCCTCCGCGCACATGACCGAGGAGACCCAGGACGCCGCCCGCTCCGGCCCGCGCGGCATCGTCAACTCCGTCCTCGTCTCGCTGGTCGCCGGCTGGATCCTGCTGCTCGGCCTCACCTTCGCCATCCAGGACTACGACGGCGCGCTCACCAGCTCCACCGGCGTACCGCCCGCCCAGATCTTCATCGACGCCATCGGCGACACCGGCGCCAAGCTGCTGCTGCTCATCGTGATCGGCGCCCAGTTCTTCTGCGGCATGGCCTCCGTCACCGCCAACTCCCGCATGATCTACGCCTTCTCGCGGGACGGCGCACTGCCCGGCTCCCGGCTCTGGCACCGGATCAACCCCCGCACCCAGACACCCACGAGCGCGGTCTGGCTCGCCGCCGGCGGCGCCTTCCTGCTCGGCCTGCCGGCCCTGTGGAACAGCACCGCCTACGCCGCCGTCACCTCCGTCTCGGTGATCGGCCTCTACATCGCCTACGTCATCCCGGTGTTCCTGCGGCTGCGGCAGGGCGAGGCCTTCGCCCGCGGCCCCTGGCACCTCGGCCGGTGGAGCCGGCCGGTCGGCCTGGTGGCCGTCGGCTGGACGGCACTGATCGCGGTGCTGTTCATGCTCCCCACCGTGAGCCCGGTCACCGCCGTCAGCTTCAACTACACGCCCGTCGCGGTGGCGGTCGTCCTCGGCTTCGCCGGCCTCTGGTGGCTGGTCTCGGCCAGGCACTGGTTCACCGGCCCCAAGGTGCACGGCACACCCGAGGAACTCGCCGCCGCCGAAGCCGAACTGGAGATCCGATGA
- a CDS encoding RNA polymerase sigma factor, whose translation MSPSPSRTLPHRIAESASLMALIERGRTTGHITGDEVRQAFEADNIPTTQWKVVLRSLNQVLDEDGVVLAVRPAQEAKPAAGDPSRRSVKKTVATRATPVKKITAAPVEASDEASGAPAEAAAPVKKAAAAKKAAPAKKAAAVKKTAAKKTTTAAAKKTAAKAGPEDASAAEPAAEDDLFDEATAGEAGQEPETPGIGSFVLSDDDEDDAPKVQVTTPGASADAVKDYLKQIGKVSLLNAEQEVSLAKRIEAGLFAMEKLASGEDLTPVFRRELELIAEDGRRAKDHLLEANLRLVVSVAKRYTGRGMLFLDLIQEGNLGLVRAVEKFDYTKGFKFSTYATWWIRQAITRAMADQSRTIRIPVHMVEVINKLARLQRQMLQSLGREPTPEELGKELDLTPERVIEVQRYGREPISLHTPLGDEGDSEFGDLIEDTEAVKPADAVSFTLLQEQLRAVLETLAEREAGVVSMRFGLTDGQPKTLDEIGKVYGVTRERIRQIESKTMSKLRHPSRSQVLRDYLD comes from the coding sequence GTGTCGCCCAGCCCGTCCCGCACGCTTCCGCATCGGATCGCTGAATCCGCGTCCTTGATGGCACTCATCGAGCGCGGCAGGACCACAGGACACATCACCGGCGATGAGGTGCGCCAGGCTTTCGAGGCCGACAACATTCCGACCACCCAGTGGAAGGTCGTCCTCCGGAGCCTGAACCAGGTGCTCGACGAGGACGGGGTAGTCCTGGCGGTCCGACCTGCGCAGGAGGCCAAACCAGCTGCTGGAGACCCGAGCCGGCGCTCTGTCAAGAAAACCGTAGCCACGCGCGCTACCCCTGTCAAGAAGATCACAGCGGCCCCCGTGGAGGCCTCCGACGAGGCCTCCGGGGCGCCCGCGGAGGCCGCCGCACCGGTGAAAAAGGCGGCCGCGGCCAAGAAGGCGGCCCCGGCGAAGAAGGCCGCCGCGGTGAAGAAGACGGCCGCGAAGAAGACCACCACGGCCGCCGCCAAGAAGACCGCGGCGAAGGCCGGCCCGGAGGACGCCTCCGCCGCCGAGCCCGCCGCCGAGGACGACCTCTTCGACGAGGCCACCGCCGGCGAGGCGGGCCAGGAGCCGGAGACGCCCGGCATCGGCAGCTTCGTCCTGTCGGACGACGACGAGGACGACGCCCCCAAGGTGCAGGTCACCACCCCCGGCGCCAGCGCCGACGCGGTGAAGGACTACCTGAAGCAGATCGGCAAGGTCTCGCTGCTCAACGCCGAGCAGGAGGTGTCGCTGGCCAAGCGGATCGAGGCCGGCCTGTTCGCGATGGAGAAGCTCGCCTCCGGCGAGGACCTCACCCCGGTGTTCCGGCGCGAGCTGGAGCTGATCGCCGAGGACGGCCGCCGCGCCAAGGACCACCTGCTGGAGGCCAACCTCCGCCTGGTGGTCTCGGTGGCCAAGCGCTATACCGGTCGCGGCATGCTGTTCCTGGACCTGATCCAGGAGGGCAACCTCGGTCTGGTCCGCGCGGTCGAGAAGTTCGACTACACCAAGGGCTTCAAGTTCTCCACGTACGCGACGTGGTGGATCCGCCAGGCGATCACCCGCGCGATGGCCGACCAGTCCCGCACCATCCGCATCCCGGTGCACATGGTCGAGGTCATCAACAAGCTGGCCCGCCTGCAGCGCCAGATGCTCCAGTCGCTCGGCCGCGAACCCACCCCGGAGGAGCTGGGCAAGGAGCTCGACCTCACCCCGGAGCGGGTGATCGAGGTGCAGCGGTACGGGCGCGAGCCGATCTCGCTGCACACCCCGCTGGGCGACGAGGGCGACAGCGAGTTCGGTGACCTGATCGAGGACACCGAGGCCGTCAAGCCCGCCGACGCGGTCAGCTTCACGCTGCTCCAGGAGCAGCTGCGGGCCGTCCTGGAGACGCTGGCCGAGCGCGAGGCCGGCGTGGTCTCGATGCGCTTCGGCCTCACCGACGGCCAGCCGAAGACGCTGGACGAGATCGGCAAGGTCTACGGGGTCACCCGTGAGCGGATCCGCCAGATCGAGTCCAAGACCATGTCCAAGCTGCGCCACCCGTCGCGCTCCCAGGTGCTGCGCGACTACCTGGACTGA
- a CDS encoding FadR/GntR family transcriptional regulator has protein sequence MDLAGARDARMDWRGGAIFRPVRTGNTFEETVERLLEAIKLGVLAYGDRLPPERELAARLNVSRETLREAIRSLQLAGCVESRRGRYGGTFVTYRLPPPDLGDLRRAVQDMGAELEDALTYRMVLETGAAEQAARRPLTEEQRAYLRERLGDLENAAPEEYRQLDSRFHLAIAELTGSHSLAAGIAESRMRLNDLLNAIPMLERNIDHASEQHRTMVDTILAGDAEGARRSTEEHLEATAALLRGFLG, from the coding sequence GTGGACCTGGCGGGCGCGCGCGACGCGCGGATGGACTGGCGGGGCGGCGCGATCTTCCGCCCCGTCCGGACCGGCAACACCTTCGAGGAGACGGTCGAGCGACTCCTGGAGGCGATCAAGCTGGGCGTCCTCGCGTACGGTGACCGCCTCCCGCCGGAGCGTGAACTCGCCGCCCGGCTGAACGTCAGCCGGGAGACCCTGCGCGAGGCGATCCGCTCCCTGCAGCTCGCCGGCTGCGTCGAGTCGCGGCGCGGCCGCTACGGCGGCACCTTCGTCACCTACCGGCTGCCGCCGCCCGACCTCGGCGACCTGCGCCGGGCCGTCCAGGACATGGGCGCCGAGCTGGAGGACGCGCTCACCTACCGGATGGTGCTGGAGACCGGCGCCGCCGAGCAGGCCGCGAGACGGCCGCTCACCGAGGAGCAGCGCGCCTACCTGCGGGAACGCCTCGGCGACCTGGAGAACGCGGCGCCGGAGGAGTACCGCCAGCTGGACTCCCGCTTCCACCTGGCGATCGCCGAGCTCACCGGCTCGCACTCGCTGGCGGCCGGCATCGCCGAGAGCCGGATGCGCCTGAACGACCTGCTCAACGCGATACCGATGCTGGAGCGCAACATCGACCACGCCTCGGAGCAGCACCGCACGATGGTGGACACCATCCTGGCCGGCGACGCCGAGGGCGCCCGGCGCTCCACCGAGGAGCACCTGGAGGCCACGGCGGCCCTGCTGCGCGGGTTCCTGGGCTGA